The genomic stretch TGCCCATCTCACCATCCTTCCAGGCAGTCTGTGAACTGCGATGACTTTTCCCACGCTCACGTAGGCACCCCAGGAGGAACCTACTTTCCACCCTTTGTTTAGACCTCTGATACTTCCCTCTTCCCCATATGCTTCTATATTCTACTGGATGATGACAGACCCATAGAGCTAACACTCTTGGCCACACAGAAGGAATACCTGGCTGAACCAAGAGTACAGGAGACAGTCAGGTCTTACCTGTGCAGTGAAGAAAGCAGGAGTCAAGGATCCCGAAGGAAGCGCGGGGCTGTTGAGGGCAATGGAACCGATGTCGGTGCTGGAGAGAACCATAGGTGGGGCAGAAATTTCCAAGCCTTTGGGTTTTTTAGCCTTTGGGGGAAGAGATGGAGATTTTGCCTTGGAGCCTGAGGAGAGGTTCAGAGGCTCAAGGGAATCTGAGTCGTGGCAACTGGACTCAAGGAAGAGGCTCCTGTGTTCTGCAGGAAGGGGTGAGGTGGGAGACAGAGACGGTGACctggaggaagatgatgatggAGATGAAATGCTGGCACTGTTGGGTAGCATTAGGGAAGATATTTTAGCCGATACTGATGAGctgagaaaagcagaggcagctgctgtTTCAGAAGTGGAAGGCAATGACACCATGGGCCTCATAacttgtttgtctgttttgtttgtcACAAATCTTATAACAGTCCGAACTTCTTCAACTGGTGTGTTTCCTTCTGACTTCTCctccagtttttctgttttgattgGCTTGTAAGGGTCTGGCTGGTTCTGCAGAGAGTTGATAGTGAAAGAGGAGTACAGGCCAGAGTGGATGTATTCATTACGGCTTGTGCTTTTCAATGCTGACAAGCTGTGCTTGTGCTGATCCCTGCCCTCAGAAGGCATCTTACAGTCGCTGTCCTGCAGCAAAAGGCTCTCTCTGCTGATTTCCACAGCATGTGGatccatttttaaaatctcaggaaAGGAGACAAACTTGTACACAAATTTTTGTCCAATCACTTTCTTGATGATGTTCTGCAAATACAAAAGCAGATGCTAGAAAGATCGGCATTTGAGAGGCACTGAGTCCAGCAAATATAAGGGGGCTCACAAGGGTAGGGAGGGGCACTGCTTCCTCCTCAAGCTGAGCAGGTCATTCCCCTGAGGCTTCTAACGCTGCTCATCTTTGGCTCATTCACATGGCTCTGCTCAGCTAGGGAGaccattcccccccaccccgacccTCCCCAGCTACTCATGGTGTCTAACAAAATCACCATTACTAGGTGATAAAGACCTGCTGGCTGCTGGTGAGCTGTTTTTCTCCAACTTCCTCTGAGGTAtgttaggaatattttttttctagtaaaaaCAATTTTGCCACCTTGCAGACTCGAGCCATGCCACCATTTGTGTTTCACAACAAAGGCAAACTCCTTCATTTATGCCTCCCAAAACTGACACCAACTACTTAGAGTATGAAAAACGCTCAAATGTCTTCAAGGGACAAAATTACTTCGGCCTCCCTGCTCCAGTCATTTACCTTCTTGTCCTGACCATGTGCAGAAGGATTGACCTAGGCTTACGGTGACTGTCCTTCCTTCAACTGTCACGAACTATGTCCGTGACAAACGCAATCACTTGCATGTGTTGGAAAAGTATTTGTGTCTTGCTGTATCGCCTGTGCTATCTCCAGGTTTAGTCTCAGGATGCTCACTGGTGCAGGCAGAAGGTCTCCATCAGTCTAAACTGGTTATAGAAattaattcctgaaaaaaatcccaaacccctCAAAGGTTTGtagaactatttatttttttcttcatatttgccATAATGAAAGTGTCCCCTTTATGGAAACAACTGACTCCCTTTGAAATTGAAATCTTTCATGAAGGTCCCATTTTCAGTCCTAAGCTCTCTTCCTGCAAACCCGGGTACGCTGCATGCTCTAACACCATGTGTGGTGTCCCCAGGGACGTGATGTGAGCTCCTCCACTGTAAGGCACCAGGTCCTGGCCTGGCCTACGGAAAGGACTGAAACATTTACCACCCTAAGTCAAGTGCTGTGGAAGGCAAGAAGCAGTATTTCCTGAAATTTCCATAGTTATTTCTCTCTTCCTGAAGTCCCTGGTGGAGAGTTTGTCTTTAAGTCACCTCTGAAAAACCCTTCCAAGAAGCTTCCCTTTAGTGCAGCACGTCTGCTGCACCTCCAGCTGATACCCTGCAAACAAGACATTTGCTTTGCTGTACATGTGggaatgtaaatatttacaatattcctaaaaatctgtttttcattcTACCACAGATTCTGAGACCAGTAGAGGAAACATTAGTTACAttgactgaaaattttaaaagaaatttaaagaatttaaagaaagaaaaagaaacacaaacactATCCCTGTTTATATATGGACAGTACCTAGTGCTGGATGCTTGCAGTGCCTGCATGACACCTTTTTTTGTCACAAAAGCAAGGCTCATTTTGGGAAAGAAGAGTCTGCACCTGGGTATCGGAACCTCTTCCATCTTTCAGCTGAGCTACTGCACCCTGTAATTCATCCGTCTAAACGTCCTGGCACCTTCTTGAATACAAAATTAATCCTACAAAGAGCTCTGGGATATAGCTTGGCTTCACAGGTCAGGAGCTGTGGCACAAATGGAAAAAGTTGTTTCACAAGTTGATAACAGGGATCTGTAGCAAGGAGAGGAATTAAATTCAGCACGCTCAGACTAAAGGCACAAAACTGCCCTCTTCCGTGACGAATTGTACACACGTCTACCCACCTCACAGATCCTGCAATGCCTATTTTTGCCCTCTAAAATTTCAGGACATCTCAGTCTGCATGAGCTTTAATTCCCATGgcctacatatttttttttggtgctaaTTAGGTGAAATGTTGGATGGACACACATTCTCTGTTCTCTATTACATTCTTattgaaaaatgtaaaatctCCAAACTACTCaacatatgaaaaaaacccctccaaatagattttgttttcttttttttaataagtattttttaatttaaagtaatacctcccctctgctcctggcagctTTAACTTACTATCACATCAACTGCTGGCAACAGAGCTCCTACTTGGAAAATGTGACTCCCAGCATAAAAAGATTAAATGTATTTAAGGGTGGCACTTTTACACGGGTACAAGCTTAAAACAGGGGAACACTGCtataaaaagcaagcaaacaggcTGGTGAGTTTATACTTCCTCTGTTATTATTAAATATAGTTATGTTTTAAGAAGGTCTATCAGTGCAGCTCCCCTGACTCCATAAGCCTGAAGCAAAGGCCCACTTAACAATGGCTGGAGATGAAAAGGATTCAAGTGCAGATCCCTCAAGCACTTTGCAGGCTTCTCTTAAATGTGAAGCCCGAGGATATCTCCATCAGCGTGTTAGAGAAAATAAGGATGCAAATAATTAAATGCCTCCGAAACACCACTgacttttctaaattttttttgaCAAGTAATTGAAGTGAAGGTAAAAAGCAGCTTATTTTTACCACCACCTCAGTGATCTGTCAGAATCATTCTGAGCTGTGGATGATGGTTCAAACCACAGAAGAGAGTGACAGGCATCATGACAAGCCGGGGTTTTCCACCCTCAGTTTGAAAGGGCAAAGAAGGCTTCCTTATATTAAGGACTTCAATTGCAGGGAGACTAGACCACTTGCTTGGTAGCAGGACAGTAAGTACATGTGCACATTTagcccttttttgttgttgtttgaatTTTCTAGGTAAATTCCCTCATGAGCAGGCTTACGACGAGTGCTAGCGGCtgccagccagggctgcagggagctccGGGGCTGCACTGCCAGTAAGGCAACTGCTGGGCCAGTGCAACTGCTGGGGAGGAGAACTGAACAACCAGGCCAGGACCAAGGGCTCCAGTCCaatagcttggaaaaaaaaaaaaatcttatcaaGAGACAGCACTCTGACATTTAGAAAGAGGGCAGGGAACTGGGAACATTCCTCTTCTGTTGGCTTCTTGACTGTTCCTCACTTGAACACTTTACAGCTCCTCTCCTCTGTCTCCAGTCTGTAAAACAGTGAATACAGCAAACATGACCATCCCCCattgcaaagtgctttgaaagCTGCTGATCCAAACTGGCTACAGCACTGCCCAACGTCTGCTCTAGTGCATCAGCTGTGTCAGGGAGCTCAGGTTTATTCACACCATATCACTTCAGACACTCACTTATGAGCATCTCCAAAACCAGCCCTACCCAGGTGCTCTGAATCACCAGAAGGAGGAATGGTCTCTCCCCCTGTCCTCCACAGACCAGCTGGGTGAGCCAGATGCCAAAGGCTCAGTGGCCTGGTTCCCCCTGCAGCTTAAACCAGTCAATAATGTGGCTCGGGGTTTTTTGTGTCAACTATGCATATGCCCTCCTGAAATACACAGGAGCTTTTGCCCGTCTCAACAGCACATGACctctctttccatttttttctttcctcccagaaGTTTTCCTGTGCATTGCTGCAACTCAGACTTCATTTCTTCTATCAAGtgtttgtgtttcattttcaTCATCTCTGACTCTTACTCCCTGTCTGAGCCATCTAGAGCTAAGGTGTAACAATGCTACCAGCGTGACACAAGGATTTTAGTGGTTTGGCTCAAGCCTCTTAGCTAGCAAgtttgctgctggctgcaggagcCACTTGGGAAATGCGATCCTGGTTCCAAGTTGAACTTCAGACTAACGAGGGGCCTCAGGGGCAGGAAGACCAGATTGGGACCCTGCCTCTCACACTTGGGCACTAAAAATAGGAACTAGTAACCAGGCTACTGGGTCTGACCTGTTACAGGAGGGGAGGGCACCTCT from Athene noctua chromosome 3, bAthNoc1.hap1.1, whole genome shotgun sequence encodes the following:
- the ELK3 gene encoding ETS domain-containing protein Elk-3, with the protein product MESAITLWQFLLQLLLDQKHEHLICWTSNDGEFKLLKAEEVAKLWGLRKNKTNMNYDKLSRALRYYYDKNIIKKVIGQKFVYKFVSFPEILKMDPHAVEISRESLLLQDSDCKMPSEGRDQHKHSLSALKSTSRNEYIHSGLYSSFTINSLQNQPDPYKPIKTEKLEEKSEGNTPVEEVRTVIRFVTNKTDKQVMRPMVSLPSTSETAAASAFLSSSVSAKISSLMLPNSASISSPSSSSSRSPSLSPTSPLPAEHRSLFLESSCHDSDSLEPLNLSSGSKAKSPSLPPKAKKPKGLEISAPPMVLSSTDIGSIALNSPALPSGSLTPAFFTAQTPNGLLLTPSPLLSSIHFWSSLSPVAPLSPARLQGPNTLFQFPTLLNGHIPVPLPSLDGASSPVLLSPNAQKS